One genomic window of Deltaproteobacteria bacterium includes the following:
- a CDS encoding fused MFS/spermidine synthase has translation MGSTSAPARSQLGGKISPILVLFYGAATLAAQVLLLRELLVLAQGNELQLGLGLWAWLIWTGLGSLWGGRRLASRLIAPATLARWLGVLGGLLPATVFLTRCLPGLLHLPLGQVLSPFQAGLLFLLLLAPFCLLSGLFFPLACQSLKGSPTWGMLGRVYFLDTLGAALGVGFLQLFLIGRIPSLKLALWLGLILNLLAILAPPARRKKRSVIITGLSLVILGGLLSQASRLEDVSRGWQWPGQNLVAVQESRYGLLTATQTAQQINFFENNLWYFSHPDPLNAEASVQYALLQHPQPRRVLLIGGGVAGAVAQILKTPGLISLDYVELDPQLIRLAQRVLPPAVTKTLEAPLVRLIYQDGRRYIKDTDSTYDVILLCLPEPKNALLNRFYSQEFFEEVKARLRPGGLFSFGLSGGEVSLTPLRAQYLGLAFHTLQHVFPEVQVFPGLRVRFFAGLQPGQLVTDPALLVSRLQARQLRLYYVREYYLYENLSPARQAYLQQILAQTGSGLNTDLSPQCYYYDLTLSWAQEISAIKDLLVRLRPLPFWSFPAAVVLMTLLLWWRWRPPGKRISGPSNYCPGPYLYNVLIMGLSAMALEITLIILFQIQLGFLYGQLGLLMAAFMFGMGLGSGLTPWLMDSQAAAWRLSLGFQGGLVLLAGLLGLILPNLLNLPLLNWEGYAQAGFAVLLGSVGFLAGGIFAGQAEILQQAGTQLAVSAGLLYAVDLLGATLGTLGMSLVALPLWGLRPTLLLLAILNLSALIILFTSGRPYPLGAGAISPD, from the coding sequence GTGGGTTCCACATCAGCCCCGGCCCGGTCCCAGCTCGGGGGCAAAATCAGCCCTATCCTGGTTCTGTTCTACGGCGCTGCCACCCTGGCGGCTCAGGTCCTGCTTTTACGGGAACTTCTGGTATTAGCCCAGGGCAATGAACTGCAACTAGGTCTGGGTCTATGGGCCTGGCTGATCTGGACCGGTTTAGGCAGTCTGTGGGGCGGACGTCGGCTGGCCTCTCGGCTTATCGCACCGGCGACCCTGGCCAGATGGTTAGGGGTCTTGGGAGGGCTGTTGCCGGCCACGGTTTTCCTGACCCGATGCCTTCCCGGGCTGCTCCATTTGCCCCTGGGTCAGGTGTTGTCGCCCTTCCAGGCTGGCCTGTTGTTTCTGCTCCTGTTGGCCCCTTTCTGTCTTCTCTCCGGACTCTTTTTCCCGCTGGCCTGTCAGAGTCTGAAGGGTTCCCCGACCTGGGGGATGTTAGGGCGGGTGTACTTCCTCGATACCTTGGGCGCCGCCTTGGGGGTGGGCTTCCTGCAGCTGTTTCTGATCGGCCGCATACCCAGCCTCAAACTGGCTCTGTGGCTGGGACTGATACTGAATCTGCTGGCCATCTTGGCGCCCCCAGCCCGCCGCAAAAAACGGAGTGTAATAATTACCGGATTGAGCCTGGTGATCCTGGGGGGATTGTTAAGTCAGGCCTCACGCCTGGAAGATGTAAGTCGCGGCTGGCAATGGCCCGGACAGAACCTAGTAGCGGTCCAGGAAAGCCGGTATGGCCTGCTTACCGCCACCCAGACAGCCCAACAGATCAATTTTTTTGAAAACAACCTGTGGTATTTCAGCCACCCGGATCCCTTGAATGCCGAAGCCAGCGTGCAATATGCCCTCTTGCAGCACCCCCAACCCCGGCGGGTGCTGTTGATCGGCGGCGGGGTGGCCGGAGCTGTGGCGCAGATTCTTAAAACCCCCGGCCTGATCAGCCTGGATTACGTCGAATTAGACCCCCAACTGATTCGCCTGGCCCAGAGGGTGCTACCGCCGGCCGTCACCAAAACCTTGGAAGCGCCGCTAGTGCGGCTGATTTATCAGGACGGTCGGCGCTATATCAAAGATACTGATTCTACTTATGATGTTATCCTGCTCTGCCTGCCGGAACCCAAAAATGCCCTGCTCAACCGCTTCTACTCGCAGGAATTTTTCGAAGAAGTTAAAGCGCGGCTGCGGCCCGGCGGGCTGTTCAGCTTCGGCCTCAGCGGCGGTGAGGTCAGCCTGACCCCCTTACGGGCCCAGTACCTGGGCCTGGCTTTCCATACCTTGCAGCACGTGTTCCCGGAAGTTCAGGTCTTTCCGGGGCTGAGGGTGCGCTTCTTTGCCGGTCTTCAGCCCGGGCAACTGGTAACCGATCCGGCCCTTTTGGTGTCTCGCCTCCAGGCCCGCCAACTGAGACTCTACTACGTTAGAGAATACTATCTGTATGAAAATCTTTCCCCAGCCCGGCAGGCCTATCTCCAGCAGATTCTGGCCCAAACCGGCTCTGGTCTCAATACCGACCTGTCCCCGCAATGTTATTATTATGATCTGACCCTCAGTTGGGCTCAGGAAATCTCGGCGATCAAAGATCTGCTTGTCAGGCTGCGGCCATTGCCTTTCTGGTCTTTTCCGGCCGCGGTGGTTTTAATGACCCTGCTGTTATGGTGGCGGTGGCGACCGCCAGGGAAACGGATCAGCGGCCCGTCCAACTATTGCCCCGGCCCTTATCTGTATAATGTGCTGATCATGGGCCTCAGCGCCATGGCCCTGGAAATTACGTTAATCATCCTTTTCCAGATTCAATTAGGCTTCCTTTACGGCCAGTTAGGGCTTTTGATGGCCGCCTTCATGTTCGGTATGGGCCTGGGTTCCGGCCTCACCCCGTGGCTGATGGATAGTCAAGCCGCCGCCTGGCGATTATCGCTGGGCTTTCAGGGGGGACTGGTCCTGCTGGCGGGACTGCTTGGCCTGATTTTACCCAATCTGCTCAACCTGCCTTTGTTGAACTGGGAAGGTTATGCTCAGGCCGGTTTTGCTGTGCTCCTGGGAAGCGTCGGCTTTTTGGCCGGCGGCATCTTTGCCGGGCAGGCGGAAATCTTGCAGCAGGCCGGGACTCAACTGGCGGTCAGCGCCGGTCTACTCTATGCCGTGGATTTACTGGGAGCCACCCTGGGAACCTTGGGGATGAGCCTGGTGGCGCTGCCCTTGTGGGGCCTGCGCCCGACCCTGTTGCTGTTGGCCATTCTTAACTTATCGGCTCTGATTATCCTCTTTACCAGCGGCAGACCATATCCCTTGGGGGCTGGCGCTATTAGCCCTGATTAA